In Planococcus sp. MB-3u-03, the DNA window CAATTCTAGCGCCAAAGGAATAGTCCTCTTTATCTGAAGCTGTTGTTTCTAAAATGAGAAAGGCGCCGCAATGCATATGCACTGCAGCGCCTGCTGTTTCTGACAGGCCTGTCCTATTCCAACTCTTCCTCCGCCAATAACTTAAACCCTTCCACGACCGTATCCTCTTCAACTTCGATCAGGATGCAGCGCCGGCCATTGTAATTGACTTGTTTGACGTAACGTAAGTCTTCGGGGCCGATCTTGATTTCCGCGACTTTCGTGTTGATCTTGATCGATTTGGCCCCGTATTTCGGCACGATGTGGCTCGCTTTCATCTCGTACTGGCGGTCATCGGTCACTTGCTGGAAAGCCTGTTCCACTTTCTCCGTGCTGATGTCTTTGATGCCGCTCGCCTTCAAGACGCGCTCGACTTCCTTGGAATCCAGCATCGGTGCCGGCTCGTCCTCGTCTTCCGCTTCCACTTCAAGCATGCTGTTGATCTCGTCGTAGACACCCGCGAGCGTTCTCGAATTGACCTCATCGCCGATGACGTGCTTAACGATTTCTTCGAACACCACTTTATCGTCTTCTGCGGTGGTGATTTCGTCGCCGTTCAGCACGTTTTCGATAAACTGGAAATCCGGCTTATTGGCTTTCGCCGCTGAATACAAAATGCGGTTGACGTCTGCTGCATTGTTCGTGAAGCTCGGGAACAAGAACCCACCAACCGGAGACGACAGCTTAATGACCGGATCCGCCATGATATTCGACTTGAATTCCTTTTCGATAAAATCAAACACCAGCGACGATTTCGGCAGCTCGGTCTGGTTCATGCTGCTGAGGACGAACGGCGTCGTGTACACTTCGTCGCGCATTGCGGCTTCCGTCTCATCGGGCTCGCGCTTCGTCGTCTTGAAATACGTGCCGCGGATGAAGGTGATGACCATGTCCTTCTCGTATGGCGTTTCTTCGACCATCTTCAAAGCGACGCGCTGCATATTGTCTTTCCAGCCTTCTGCATCGTCCGCATGAAGCCCTTCGTACAACAAATGCTGCGTATGGTCGGCTTGCCCTTCTTCCGGGCGCTGGAACTTCACTTCGAACAGCTTGATGTCGAGCTTGCCCGCGAGCACTTTCTTGAAATTGGCCAAAAACAGCTCTTGCTGCTCCCGGTCGAGCAAGGAAAACGAACGGCTCTCCTCGTGAAATATTTCACTTGTGTCCTGCTTGATATATACGTTGTAAATTTCGGCGATTTTCAGTAAATCCGTCTCCAGCTTGAACTGCTTG includes these proteins:
- a CDS encoding DUF4317 domain-containing protein, producing MNKKDIAEIRKQFKLETDLLKIAEIYNVYIKQDTSEIFHEESRSFSLLDREQQELFLANFKKVLAGKLDIKLFEVKFQRPEEGQADHTQHLLYEGLHADDAEGWKDNMQRVALKMVEETPYEKDMVITFIRGTYFKTTKREPDETEAAMRDEVYTTPFVLSSMNQTELPKSSLVFDFIEKEFKSNIMADPVIKLSSPVGGFLFPSFTNNAADVNRILYSAAKANKPDFQFIENVLNGDEITTAEDDKVVFEEIVKHVIGDEVNSRTLAGVYDEINSMLEVEAEDEDEPAPMLDSKEVERVLKASGIKDISTEKVEQAFQQVTDDRQYEMKASHIVPKYGAKSIKINTKVAEIKIGPEDLRYVKQVNYNGRRCILIEVEEDTVVEGFKLLAEEELE